A window of the Candidatus Neomarinimicrobiota bacterium genome harbors these coding sequences:
- a CDS encoding cytochrome c family protein, with the protein MKKMLIVLLILSVGMVYSQTDTAEYVGSKKCKICHSKEEVGSQYSIWENGPHARSMESLKTDAAKAIAKKMGLKVAPDQAPECLSCHATGWGSESGYQITVDPLDKKAVKLNEDLASVGCESCHGAGSLYKSKKTKAAIADGTITRESVNLLTISEKSCTVCHNKKSPTYKPFDYAVRIKEVSHPAPGK; encoded by the coding sequence ATGAAAAAAATGCTTATTGTGCTATTAATCTTAAGTGTGGGGATGGTTTATTCTCAAACAGATACTGCAGAATATGTCGGCTCAAAAAAATGTAAAATCTGCCACAGCAAGGAAGAAGTGGGTTCTCAGTACTCAATCTGGGAAAACGGCCCCCATGCTCGCTCTATGGAATCATTGAAAACCGATGCAGCGAAGGCAATTGCCAAGAAAATGGGGCTGAAAGTAGCACCCGATCAAGCTCCAGAATGTCTGTCCTGTCATGCTACTGGTTGGGGAAGCGAGTCTGGATATCAGATCACTGTTGACCCGCTGGATAAAAAGGCTGTCAAGCTGAACGAGGATCTGGCAAGTGTAGGTTGTGAATCCTGTCATGGTGCAGGCAGTCTCTACAAATCTAAGAAAACAAAGGCCGCCATTGCAGATGGTACTATCACCCGCGAATCTGTAAATCTCCTGACCATCTCAGAAAAATCATGTACGGTGTGTCACAATAAAAAATCACCGACCTATAAGCCATTTGATTATGCGGTTCGTATCAAGGAAGTTTCTCATCCAGCACCTGGAAAATAG